The following coding sequences are from one Vicinamibacterales bacterium window:
- a CDS encoding IS4 family transposase, translating to MLPGRTIFAELMTHLSPRKFQTCVDRYHGDYKASRFSCWNQFLCMAFAQLTYRESLRDIEACLRAVQPKLYHVGIRARVARSTLARANETRDWRIYADFTQGLIRTARDLYVNEPLSMDLADTVYALDATTIDLCLSVFPWAHYRRRDAAIKLHTLLDLRGAIPTVVQITPGKCPDVKALDTLVLEAGAIYLMDRGYVDFARLSRFVEEAAFFVTRSKTAIRFIRHSSRPVDFTTGLLSDHVVVLATKESRRHYPHPLRRVRYLDPETEKRLVFLTNNFALPAITIAQLYKARWQVELFFKWIKQHLRIKAFYGTSENAVKTQIWIALSVYVLVAIVKKRLALDVSLYKLLQILSVTLFEKTPISMAVFDVGSQIDEVADCNQLPLFDL from the coding sequence ATGCTGCCAGGCCGAACGATCTTCGCGGAGTTGATGACCCATCTGTCACCACGGAAGTTTCAGACGTGCGTCGACCGGTATCACGGCGACTACAAGGCCTCGCGCTTCTCGTGTTGGAACCAGTTCTTATGCATGGCCTTCGCGCAACTCACGTATCGCGAGAGTCTTCGCGACATCGAAGCGTGCCTGCGCGCCGTGCAACCCAAGCTGTATCACGTCGGCATTCGGGCGCGGGTCGCGCGATCGACGCTCGCCCGCGCGAACGAGACACGCGACTGGCGCATCTATGCCGACTTCACGCAGGGACTGATCCGCACGGCGCGGGATCTCTACGTGAACGAACCGCTCTCGATGGACTTGGCCGATACCGTCTATGCACTCGACGCCACGACAATCGACTTGTGCCTCTCCGTGTTTCCCTGGGCCCACTATCGCCGCCGCGACGCCGCCATCAAGTTGCACACGTTGCTCGACCTGCGCGGCGCGATTCCCACGGTGGTGCAGATTACCCCGGGAAAATGCCCCGATGTGAAAGCCCTCGACACCCTCGTCCTCGAAGCCGGCGCGATCTATCTGATGGATCGTGGCTACGTCGATTTCGCGCGCCTCTCCCGCTTCGTCGAGGAAGCCGCGTTCTTCGTGACGCGCTCCAAGACGGCCATCCGGTTCATCCGGCATTCGTCGAGACCGGTCGACTTCACGACGGGGCTCCTCTCGGATCACGTGGTCGTCCTCGCGACAAAGGAGAGCCGCCGGCACTATCCGCACCCACTGCGCCGCGTGCGCTATCTGGATCCCGAGACGGAGAAGCGCCTGGTGTTTCTCACGAACAACTTCGCGCTGCCCGCGATCACGATCGCACAACTCTACAAAGCGCGGTGGCAAGTCGAACTCTTCTTCAAGTGGATCAAGCAGCACCTGCGAATCAAGGCGTTCTACGGCACGAGTGAGAACGCGGTGAAGACCCAGATATGGATTGCCCTCTCGGTCTATGTGCTGGTCGCCATCGTCAAGAAACGTCTGGCGCTCGACGTCAGTCTCTACAAACTTCTCCAAATCCTGAGCGTCACGCTATTCGAGAAAACGCCCATTTCAATGGCTGTATTCGACGTCGGTTCCCAGATTGATGAAGTCGCCGACTGTAACCAATTGCCACTCTTCGACTTATAA
- a CDS encoding glycosyltransferase: MNQDRIRLLQVTHDLEIGGLQRVVATLCRAVDQTRFDVRVLCLRALGPFTANIEQLGIPVTLIPQTGKTDYLSFLKVARILRSERIDVIHTHNTQPFIDGTLAALLSGVRTIVHTDHARDFPDKRRYMVAERVMATFAYRVVGVSEHTSANLQRYERIPGRKIETIPNGIDGSVFDIPVDREAKRRKLGIPDDAVVLGIGVRLTDQKGITYLLKALPKVVARFPRVVLVVAGEGPLEEDLRVEAEHLELAGHVKFVGPRTDMPELLKVFDLYVLPSLWEGLPMVLLEAMAAGCPIVATNVGGVSSAIETGVNGMLVPPSDPEGLADAITTLLGDQSLRRRFAENARQVFEMRFSAETMTRRYERLYLRQG, translated from the coding sequence ATGAATCAAGACAGGATCCGATTGCTTCAGGTAACCCACGATCTGGAGATCGGCGGGCTCCAGCGTGTTGTCGCGACACTGTGCCGGGCGGTCGACCAAACGAGGTTCGACGTTCGAGTCCTGTGCCTGAGGGCTCTTGGCCCGTTCACCGCGAACATCGAACAACTGGGCATCCCGGTGACCCTGATTCCTCAGACCGGGAAGACGGACTACCTGTCGTTCCTGAAGGTCGCCCGAATTCTGCGGTCGGAGCGCATCGACGTCATCCACACGCATAACACGCAGCCATTCATCGACGGAACGCTCGCCGCGCTGCTGAGCGGTGTCCGGACTATCGTCCACACGGATCATGCGCGGGACTTTCCCGACAAGCGGCGCTACATGGTGGCCGAGAGAGTGATGGCGACGTTCGCCTACCGTGTGGTCGGAGTTTCGGAACACACCTCCGCGAACCTCCAAAGATACGAGAGGATCCCTGGGCGCAAGATCGAGACGATTCCAAACGGCATCGACGGCTCGGTGTTCGACATCCCGGTCGATCGCGAGGCCAAGCGCCGGAAGCTTGGGATTCCGGACGACGCGGTGGTCCTCGGCATTGGCGTTCGCCTCACGGATCAGAAGGGCATCACCTACCTGCTCAAGGCCCTCCCGAAAGTCGTCGCACGCTTCCCGCGCGTCGTCCTGGTGGTCGCCGGGGAAGGCCCGCTGGAGGAGGACCTGCGGGTGGAGGCAGAACATCTGGAACTGGCCGGGCACGTGAAGTTCGTTGGTCCGCGGACAGACATGCCCGAGCTGCTGAAGGTCTTCGACCTCTATGTCCTGCCGTCACTCTGGGAGGGGCTCCCGATGGTGCTGCTCGAAGCCATGGCAGCCGGGTGCCCGATTGTCGCGACGAATGTTGGCGGGGTTTCATCGGCGATCGAAACCGGTGTGAACGGCATGCTCGTGCCGCCGAGCGACCCGGAGGGCCTCGCGGACGCCATCACCACCTTGTTGGGCGACCAGAGCCTGCGTCGTCGATTCGCTGAAAATGCCAGGCAGGTGTTTGAGATGCGCTTCAGTGCGGAGACGATGACGCGCCGATACGAGCGCCTCTACCTGAGGCAAGGTTGA
- a CDS encoding XrtA system polysaccharide deacetylase, whose protein sequence is MTSIVNAMTVDVEDYYQVSAFESVVDRSRWDTYESRVEANTDRLLGIFAEFGVHATFFVLGWEAERRPGLVRRIASAGHEIASHGYGHRLVYDQTPEQFRDDVRKGKRLLEDVTGAAVVGYRAPSFSITRRSLWALDILIEEGYTWDASIFPIRHDRYGIPEAPRHPYMVRPGLIEVPASTIRLAGQNLPIGGGGYFRLLPYRWTRFGIRRLNVVEGKSAIFYLHPWELDPSQPRLNASVLSRLRHYRHLDQTESRLRRLLSDLRFDSVGTAVLSFAPASR, encoded by the coding sequence GTGACTTCCATTGTGAATGCCATGACCGTGGACGTCGAAGACTACTACCAGGTCTCCGCGTTCGAGTCGGTCGTGGACCGCTCTCGCTGGGACACCTACGAGAGCCGGGTGGAGGCCAACACCGACCGCCTGCTCGGGATCTTCGCCGAGTTCGGCGTCCACGCCACGTTCTTCGTCCTCGGGTGGGAGGCGGAGCGACGTCCGGGCCTGGTTCGCCGAATCGCGAGCGCGGGGCACGAGATCGCGTCGCATGGCTACGGTCACCGTCTCGTCTACGATCAGACGCCCGAGCAGTTCCGGGATGATGTGAGGAAGGGAAAGCGGCTGCTCGAGGATGTGACGGGGGCGGCGGTCGTCGGCTACCGTGCGCCGAGCTTTTCGATCACGAGGCGTTCCCTCTGGGCTCTGGACATCCTCATCGAGGAGGGCTACACCTGGGACGCCAGCATCTTTCCGATCCGCCACGACCGCTACGGGATCCCTGAGGCGCCCAGGCATCCGTACATGGTGCGCCCCGGACTGATCGAGGTGCCCGCGTCGACGATTCGCCTGGCGGGCCAGAACCTTCCGATCGGCGGCGGCGGGTACTTCCGGCTGCTGCCCTACCGGTGGACGCGCTTTGGAATCCGCCGTCTGAACGTCGTGGAAGGGAAGTCCGCGATCTTCTATCTCCACCCGTGGGAACTCGACCCCAGCCAGCCACGGCTCAACGCTTCGGTGCTGAGCCGGCTCCGCCATTACCGGCATCTGGACCAGACCGAGTCCCGTCTGCGTCGCCTGCTGTCCGATCTCCGGTTCGACTCGGTCGGTACCGCGGTCCTCTCCTTCGCGCCAGCCTCCCGATAG
- a CDS encoding TIGR03013 family XrtA/PEP-CTERM system glycosyltransferase, which produces MAKIFKHRVSWRLFLLIGAESALVIGAVVLAAWLRLGPSAWALMENEAGWWKAALVAAVCQLCLYYSDLYDLRIVADRRELFVRALQSLGAASLILAVLYYVFPELVLGRGVFFIAAAFAVAIIIGWRMAFEWLAKRARPAERLLLVGTGVAAVGLALELHDRRQELGVEIVGFVDPDGLGGEAPLVSPGIVGTIDDIPRIVRDADVDRVVVSLADARGKLPMDKLLDMKLSGVQFDHLATVYEEYTGKIAVENLRPSWLIFSEGFRKTPSLTAAKRAVDVVAATVGLLVAMPVMLLMALAIKLTSPGSVLYHQVRVGLQGRDFRVHKFRSMRADAEAATGAVWAKAGHDPRVTRVGRFLRRSRIDELPQLWNVLVGDMSFVGPRPERPEFVQDLTKQIPFYGQRHVLRPGVTGWAQVRYAYGASVEDSMEKLQYDLFYIKNLSLALDAYIILETIKTVLMRRGS; this is translated from the coding sequence CTGGCGAAGATCTTCAAGCACCGCGTCTCGTGGCGCCTGTTCCTGCTGATCGGCGCGGAGAGCGCGCTCGTCATCGGGGCGGTGGTCCTGGCGGCGTGGCTGCGGCTGGGGCCCTCAGCGTGGGCCCTGATGGAGAACGAGGCCGGCTGGTGGAAGGCCGCGCTCGTGGCCGCGGTCTGCCAGTTGTGCCTGTACTACTCCGACCTCTACGACCTGCGGATCGTCGCCGATCGGCGCGAGCTCTTCGTCCGGGCGCTGCAGTCGCTCGGGGCCGCGTCGCTGATCCTGGCCGTCCTCTACTACGTGTTCCCCGAGCTCGTCCTCGGCCGGGGCGTGTTCTTCATCGCCGCGGCGTTTGCCGTCGCCATCATCATCGGCTGGCGGATGGCGTTCGAGTGGCTGGCCAAGCGGGCGCGTCCCGCCGAGCGGCTGCTGCTCGTCGGCACCGGCGTGGCGGCCGTGGGCCTCGCGTTGGAGCTTCACGATCGCCGGCAGGAACTGGGGGTGGAGATCGTCGGCTTCGTCGACCCTGACGGCCTGGGCGGGGAAGCCCCGCTCGTCAGCCCGGGCATCGTGGGCACGATCGACGACATCCCGCGGATCGTCCGCGACGCGGACGTGGACCGGGTCGTCGTGAGCCTTGCGGATGCGCGCGGCAAGCTGCCGATGGACAAGCTGCTCGACATGAAGCTGTCGGGCGTGCAGTTCGATCACCTGGCGACCGTCTACGAGGAATACACGGGCAAGATCGCCGTCGAGAACCTGCGCCCGAGCTGGTTGATTTTCTCTGAGGGCTTCCGCAAGACGCCGTCCCTGACGGCGGCGAAGCGGGCGGTGGACGTGGTGGCGGCAACGGTCGGCCTGCTGGTGGCGATGCCGGTCATGCTGCTGATGGCGTTGGCCATCAAGCTGACGTCGCCCGGTTCCGTGCTGTACCACCAAGTGCGGGTGGGTTTGCAGGGGCGCGACTTCAGGGTTCACAAGTTCCGGTCGATGCGGGCGGACGCCGAGGCCGCGACCGGAGCTGTGTGGGCGAAGGCCGGCCACGACCCGCGCGTGACGAGGGTTGGGCGGTTCCTGCGGCGCAGCCGGATCGACGAGCTGCCGCAGTTGTGGAACGTGCTCGTCGGCGACATGAGCTTCGTCGGCCCGCGCCCCGAGCGCCCCGAGTTCGTGCAGGACCTGACCAAGCAGATTCCGTTCTACGGCCAGCGCCACGTGCTGCGGCCAGGTGTCACCGGCTGGGCGCAGGTGCGCTACGCCTACGGCGCGAGCGTCGAGGACTCGATGGAGAAGCTCCAGTACGATCTTTTCTACATCAAGAACCTGTCGCTGGCGCTCGACGCGTACATCATCCTCGAGACGATCAAGACCGTGCTCATGAGGCGAGGGTCGTGA
- a CDS encoding CpsD/CapB family tyrosine-protein kinase, giving the protein MSRIEEALKRAQAAKAGEQAPGEAFQDPWTFEGAAPAPAGPPGTPGEATVAAELPPPGSPAPASTPAAAATDEATSGLALFHAVNPSVVEKVVATPDIRPAFVEQYRKLAGTLHHLQLERNVKVVMVTSALPGEGKTLTATNLALTFSESYRRSVLLIDADLRRPTLHETFQVPNVAGLSDGLRAEADQKLALVQVSPRLTLLTAGRPDPDPMSGLTSGRMRRVIDEAIARFDWVVVDTPPVGLLPDAKLLAAMADGTLLVIHAARTPYQLVQRAVEAIGRDRILGIVLNRAEDLAGTGGYEYYNYYGGYGKRE; this is encoded by the coding sequence ATGAGTCGTATCGAGGAAGCGCTGAAGCGGGCCCAGGCCGCGAAGGCGGGCGAACAGGCGCCCGGTGAGGCCTTTCAGGACCCCTGGACGTTCGAGGGTGCCGCTCCTGCGCCCGCCGGCCCTCCCGGCACTCCGGGCGAGGCGACGGTTGCCGCCGAGTTGCCCCCGCCCGGGTCACCGGCTCCGGCTTCGACGCCGGCCGCTGCCGCGACCGACGAGGCCACGTCAGGGCTCGCCCTGTTCCACGCCGTCAATCCGTCCGTCGTCGAGAAGGTCGTGGCGACGCCCGACATCCGCCCTGCGTTCGTCGAGCAATACCGCAAGCTGGCGGGCACGCTCCACCACCTGCAACTCGAGCGCAACGTGAAGGTGGTGATGGTCACGAGCGCGCTGCCGGGCGAGGGGAAGACGCTCACGGCGACGAACCTGGCGTTGACCTTCAGCGAGTCGTATCGCCGATCCGTGCTCTTGATCGACGCGGACCTGCGACGGCCGACGCTTCACGAGACCTTCCAGGTGCCGAACGTGGCCGGCCTCAGCGACGGCCTGCGCGCGGAGGCCGACCAGAAACTCGCGCTCGTGCAGGTGTCGCCGCGCCTGACGCTCCTGACCGCCGGCCGGCCCGATCCCGACCCGATGAGCGGCCTGACGTCGGGCCGGATGCGGCGGGTGATCGACGAGGCGATCGCGCGGTTCGACTGGGTGGTCGTGGACACGCCGCCGGTCGGCCTGCTGCCCGACGCGAAGCTCCTGGCCGCGATGGCCGATGGGACGCTGCTCGTGATCCATGCCGCCCGAACCCCGTACCAGCTCGTTCAGCGCGCCGTGGAGGCGATCGGCCGCGACAGGATCCTCGGCATCGTCCTGAACCGCGCCGAAGACCTGGCCGGCACCGGCGGCTACGAGTACTACAACTACTACGGCGGCTACGGCAAGAGAGAGTAG
- a CDS encoding AAA family ATPase, whose protein sequence is MYESFYGLRERPFDLTPNPRFLFLTPGHREALSNLHYGITGRKGMTVLVGEAGTGKTTIIRAALAAVGGPSVRCVYMNNPVLTRDEFYEFLAPKFGLSERAATSKARFLAELEDSVLERHEAGGLTALVLDEAQSLPHELLEEVRLLANFETATDKLLPVVLAGQPELAVRLEQEELRQLKQRVALRCDLMPLDLGETAAYIAGRIVIAGGDSPRIFSREAVHLIYERSRGIPRTISVICDNTLLSGFAQGVKPVGSHIVLEVCRDFRLPPRKVAALGSPSTADAAKPAGRPAASRTLPAPPADQVLGSEAPAPLTPTPASSAPTPDAKPARETRSESPHRMRDRGLFNHYTKKKRFGFF, encoded by the coding sequence ATGTACGAATCCTTCTACGGCCTCCGTGAACGCCCGTTCGACCTGACGCCGAACCCGCGGTTTCTCTTCCTCACTCCAGGGCACCGTGAGGCGTTGAGCAACCTGCACTACGGGATCACCGGCCGGAAGGGGATGACGGTTCTCGTCGGTGAGGCCGGCACGGGCAAGACGACGATCATCCGCGCGGCGCTCGCGGCGGTGGGGGGGCCGTCCGTGCGGTGCGTGTACATGAACAACCCCGTGCTGACGCGGGACGAGTTCTACGAGTTCCTGGCGCCGAAGTTCGGCCTGAGCGAGCGGGCGGCGACATCGAAGGCGCGGTTCCTGGCCGAGCTCGAGGACAGCGTGCTCGAGCGGCACGAGGCCGGCGGCCTGACGGCGCTGGTTCTGGACGAGGCACAGAGCCTGCCGCACGAGCTGCTGGAGGAAGTGCGCCTGCTCGCCAACTTCGAGACCGCCACCGACAAGCTGCTGCCCGTGGTGCTCGCCGGCCAGCCCGAGCTGGCCGTGCGGCTGGAGCAGGAGGAATTGCGGCAGTTGAAGCAGCGCGTGGCGCTCCGCTGCGACCTGATGCCGCTCGACCTCGGCGAGACCGCCGCCTACATCGCGGGCCGGATCGTGATTGCCGGCGGCGACAGCCCGCGGATCTTCAGCCGCGAGGCCGTGCACTTGATCTACGAGCGGTCGCGCGGCATCCCGAGGACCATCAGCGTGATCTGCGACAACACGCTGCTCTCCGGGTTCGCGCAGGGTGTGAAGCCGGTCGGATCGCACATCGTGCTCGAGGTGTGCCGCGATTTCCGCCTGCCGCCCCGGAAGGTGGCGGCGCTCGGCTCCCCGTCGACGGCCGACGCGGCGAAACCAGCGGGCCGTCCTGCCGCGTCGCGGACACTGCCCGCTCCGCCGGCCGATCAGGTGCTCGGTTCGGAAGCGCCCGCGCCCCTGACGCCCACCCCTGCGTCTTCCGCTCCCACTCCCGATGCCAAGCCCGCGCGGGAGACGCGGTCCGAGTCTCCTCACCGCATGCGGGATCGCGGGCTGTTCAATCACTACACGAAGAAGAAGCGGTTCGGGTTCTTTTGA
- a CDS encoding XrtA system polysaccharide chain length determinant — MLPGKKYTPEDILQLAWRRKWLIVLPFLVVSAGTAAVAWRLPDVYRSETLIAVVPQRVPDSYVKSTVTTKIEDRLASMNQKVLSRTSLERAILEFNLYPRERRLGLMEDVVERMRNDITITITNKGEAFRVSYVNRDPRMAMRVVDRLSGWFVEESTSDRNLLAQNTTNFLGTQLADARRRLEEHERRLAEYKQKHSGELPSEIAGNLQILNNTQMQLQAIQQSMNQDKDRRFLLEKAIAELSHSQQIAPTVVVSGDDPTKVSGGNTAAQLEAAKAQLQLLQLRLKDDHPDVRGMKRTVRDLQAKLQAEALQQPLSPGVDARPASPEEANRVGRLKAAQTEMEMLDRQIATKLGEEKRLRGVLVTYQARVESTAGRESELTSLMRDYDTLRKNYDSLLAKQEDSKVAAALEERAIGEQFSTIDPARLPEKPISPNRPMIDLMGAVAGLGLGLGLVALLEYRDNSFRTDDEVVRLLALPVMAVIPLMLSREERRHQRRRALIVGSVTAVVVLGVAAGAVWFVLTTQL, encoded by the coding sequence GTGCTTCCTGGCAAGAAATACACTCCCGAGGACATCCTCCAGCTCGCGTGGCGCCGGAAGTGGCTGATCGTCCTTCCGTTCCTCGTCGTCTCGGCCGGGACCGCGGCGGTCGCGTGGCGTCTGCCCGATGTCTATCGCTCCGAGACGCTCATCGCCGTCGTGCCGCAGCGGGTGCCGGACAGCTACGTGAAGTCCACCGTGACGACCAAGATCGAGGACCGGCTGGCGTCGATGAACCAGAAGGTGCTGAGCCGCACCTCGCTCGAGCGCGCGATCCTGGAGTTCAACCTCTACCCGCGCGAGCGCCGGCTGGGCCTGATGGAGGATGTCGTCGAGAGGATGCGCAACGACATCACGATCACCATCACGAACAAGGGCGAGGCGTTCCGGGTGAGCTACGTCAACCGCGACCCGCGGATGGCGATGCGCGTCGTGGACCGGTTGTCGGGCTGGTTCGTCGAGGAGAGCACGAGCGACCGCAACCTGCTGGCCCAGAACACGACGAACTTCCTGGGGACGCAGCTTGCCGACGCCCGCCGCCGTCTCGAGGAGCACGAGCGGCGCCTGGCCGAGTACAAGCAGAAGCACTCGGGCGAGCTGCCCAGCGAGATTGCCGGGAACCTGCAGATCCTCAACAACACGCAGATGCAGCTCCAGGCGATCCAGCAGTCGATGAACCAGGACAAGGACCGCCGCTTCCTGCTCGAGAAGGCCATCGCCGAGCTGTCGCACTCGCAGCAGATCGCGCCCACCGTCGTGGTGTCGGGTGACGATCCGACGAAGGTGTCTGGCGGCAACACCGCCGCGCAGCTCGAGGCGGCCAAGGCGCAGCTGCAGTTGCTGCAGCTCCGCCTCAAGGACGATCACCCCGACGTGCGCGGGATGAAGCGGACAGTCCGCGATCTTCAAGCCAAGCTGCAGGCCGAGGCGCTGCAGCAGCCGCTGTCGCCGGGCGTCGACGCGAGGCCAGCCAGCCCCGAGGAGGCCAACCGCGTGGGGCGCCTGAAGGCTGCGCAGACCGAGATGGAGATGCTCGACCGCCAGATCGCGACCAAGCTGGGGGAGGAAAAGCGCTTGCGAGGCGTGTTGGTCACCTACCAGGCGCGCGTCGAGTCCACGGCCGGCCGCGAGTCGGAACTGACGAGCCTGATGCGCGACTACGACACGCTGCGCAAGAACTACGACAGCCTGCTGGCCAAGCAGGAGGATTCGAAGGTGGCCGCCGCCCTCGAGGAGCGCGCCATCGGCGAGCAGTTCAGCACGATCGACCCGGCGCGCCTGCCCGAGAAGCCGATCAGCCCGAACCGGCCGATGATCGACCTGATGGGCGCCGTGGCCGGCCTCGGCCTCGGCCTCGGTCTCGTGGCGCTGCTCGAATACCGTGACAACAGTTTCCGGACAGACGACGAGGTCGTGCGGCTGCTGGCGCTGCCCGTGATGGCCGTGATTCCCCTGATGCTGAGCAGGGAGGAGCGTCGCCACCAGCGCCGTCGGGCGCTGATCGTCGGGTCCGTCACCGCGGTTGTCGTGCTCGGCGTGGCCGCCGGCGCCGTGTGGTTCGTGCTGACAACGCAACTGTGA
- a CDS encoding polysaccharide biosynthesis/export family protein, whose protein sequence is MKRTFCVLVIAAFVLAASSGPMAAQAQSTPPQTAPPVAPQVKPQVPAKQDPKKQDTRKPDPKKDAKTPAKPSVAPTPIVRAPVVPPPPGYVIGPDDILQVLYWREKDVSAEVIVRPDGMISLPLLNDVQAAGLTPEQLRDKVNEAAKKFFEDPNVTINIKQINSRKVFITGSVAKPGPYPLTAATSVLQLIAMAGGLTEFADQKNITIMRTENGRQLSFAFNYKDVTRRKNLKQNIELKPGDTVIVP, encoded by the coding sequence ATGAAGCGAACGTTTTGCGTGCTCGTCATCGCCGCCTTCGTCCTTGCGGCCAGTTCCGGGCCGATGGCGGCCCAGGCGCAGTCCACCCCGCCGCAAACCGCGCCGCCTGTCGCGCCGCAAGTCAAGCCGCAGGTGCCCGCCAAGCAGGACCCGAAGAAGCAGGACACCAGGAAGCCCGACCCCAAGAAGGACGCCAAGACACCGGCCAAGCCGTCCGTCGCGCCGACGCCCATCGTTCGCGCCCCCGTCGTGCCGCCGCCGCCCGGCTACGTGATTGGCCCCGATGACATCCTGCAGGTCCTCTATTGGCGAGAGAAGGACGTGTCGGCCGAGGTCATCGTCCGGCCCGACGGGATGATCTCGCTGCCGCTCCTGAACGACGTCCAGGCCGCCGGCCTGACGCCCGAGCAGCTTCGCGACAAGGTGAACGAAGCGGCGAAGAAGTTCTTCGAGGACCCGAACGTCACGATCAACATCAAGCAGATCAACAGCCGCAAGGTGTTCATTACCGGCAGCGTGGCCAAGCCGGGCCCGTATCCGCTGACCGCCGCCACGAGCGTCCTGCAGTTGATCGCGATGGCCGGCGGCCTCACCGAGTTCGCCGACCAGAAGAACATCACCATCATGCGGACCGAGAACGGCCGGCAGCTGAGCTTCGCGTTCAACTACAAGGACGTGACCAGGCGCAAGAACCTGAAGCAGAACATCGAGCTGAAGCCGGGCGACACGGTCATAGTTCCATAG
- a CDS encoding sigma 54-interacting transcriptional regulator codes for MRSNGHAQLLGTSLPVLDLKAEIERIARSDAKVLVTGESGTGKELVAVAIHAASPRAARPFVPVNCAGLPETLLESELFGHVKGSFTGAYRDKQGKLEMADTGTVFLDEIGEMTLRMQGLLLRFLETGELQKVGADRTAGVVDVRVIAATNRVLPEMIQQGTFREDLYYRLNVIHLHVPPLRDRKGDIPQLAEHFLQHFTRSGLYPAKTLAPDAMAALLDYQWPGNVRELENVIERLVVTGQNETITAEDLPIEIRTQHNVMIRPKRERRRTVADDLYKRLVEGRESFWMSVYPLYMQREITRSNVRDLVRKGLEEARGNYKIVTRLFNMDTRDYKKFLNFLRKHDCQLPFKEYR; via the coding sequence ATGAGAAGCAACGGTCACGCACAGCTCCTTGGCACGAGTCTTCCGGTCCTCGACCTGAAGGCAGAGATCGAGCGGATCGCGCGATCGGACGCCAAGGTCCTGGTCACCGGCGAGAGTGGCACCGGCAAGGAACTGGTCGCGGTGGCCATTCACGCAGCCAGCCCTCGCGCCGCGCGGCCCTTCGTCCCGGTGAACTGCGCCGGGCTGCCCGAGACCCTGCTCGAGTCCGAACTCTTCGGCCACGTGAAGGGCAGTTTCACCGGCGCCTACCGCGACAAGCAGGGCAAGCTCGAGATGGCGGACACCGGCACGGTGTTCCTCGACGAGATTGGCGAGATGACCCTGCGGATGCAGGGGCTCCTGCTGCGGTTCCTCGAAACCGGCGAGCTGCAGAAGGTCGGCGCGGACCGCACCGCCGGCGTCGTCGACGTGCGCGTGATTGCCGCGACCAACCGCGTCCTGCCGGAGATGATCCAGCAGGGCACGTTCCGCGAGGACCTCTATTACCGGCTGAACGTCATCCACCTGCACGTGCCGCCGCTGCGCGACCGCAAGGGCGACATCCCGCAGCTCGCCGAGCACTTCCTCCAGCACTTCACGCGGAGCGGCTTGTACCCGGCCAAGACGCTGGCTCCCGACGCGATGGCCGCGCTGCTCGACTACCAGTGGCCGGGCAACGTCCGCGAGCTGGAGAACGTCATCGAGCGCCTGGTCGTGACGGGGCAGAACGAGACGATCACCGCCGAGGATCTGCCGATCGAGATCCGCACGCAGCACAACGTGATGATCCGGCCGAAGCGGGAACGGCGCCGGACCGTTGCCGACGACTTGTACAAGCGCCTGGTGGAAGGCCGCGAGTCGTTCTGGATGTCCGTGTACCCGCTCTACATGCAGCGCGAGATCACCCGCTCGAACGTGCGCGACCTGGTGCGCAAGGGGCTGGAAGAGGCGCGCGGCAATTACAAAATCGTCACGCGGCTGTTCAACATGGACACCCGCGACTACAAGAAATTCCTCAATTTCCTCCGCAAGCACGACTGCCAGTTGCCGTTCAAGGAGTACCGGTAG
- a CDS encoding PilZ domain-containing protein, translating to MAEAFLERRRAPRISFSNDHRIGLPLSLTVRLVDISAGGVLISSTQPMTVGQRARLHTTLGAEPFTVEVEVRRVADAGADANGSGRYRMGAAFTALDSTARRSMEHLFSGEVQ from the coding sequence ATGGCTGAGGCCTTCCTCGAGCGGCGACGGGCACCCCGAATCTCGTTCTCGAACGACCATCGGATCGGGTTGCCGCTGTCGTTGACGGTGCGGCTGGTGGACATCAGCGCGGGTGGCGTGCTCATCTCGTCCACCCAGCCCATGACCGTGGGTCAGCGGGCGCGCCTGCACACCACGCTCGGCGCCGAGCCGTTCACTGTCGAGGTAGAGGTCCGCCGCGTCGCAGACGCCGGTGCCGATGCCAATGGTTCCGGGCGGTATCGCATGGGGGCCGCCTTCACGGCGCTCGACAGTACCGCCCGCCGGAGCATGGAGCACTTGTTCAGCGGCGAGGTGCAGTAG